A region from the Panicum hallii strain FIL2 chromosome 1, PHallii_v3.1, whole genome shotgun sequence genome encodes:
- the LOC112881372 gene encoding pentatricopeptide repeat-containing protein OTP51, chloroplastic encodes MASASPCACGAPSPSLRCPLALSLPFASFPPAVRLAAPPLLPRRLAISRPRAASALEALVQESDDEGDEAEEEVGAGLFQGEAWAAAAEERDAVRSPELQVFELEELPEQWRRSRIAWLCKELPAYKHSTFTRILNAQRKWITQDDATYIAVHCLRIRNNDAAFRVYSWMVRQHWYRFNFALATRVSDCLAREGKVEKCREVFDAMVKQGRVPAESTFHILVVAYLSVPGGRCLEEACTIYNQMIQMGGYKPRLNLHNSVFRALVSKTGGTAKHNLKQAEFVYHNIVTSNLAVHKDVFVGLIWIHSYQDVIDRDRIEALRDEMKRAGCEETTDVLVSLMRAFSKEGDIKETEATWYRLLQSGCELPAQAYICRMELYARTGEPMKSLEIFKEMKGRNVPPNVASYHKIIEIMTKAREIDTAEKLMDEFVESHMKHLMPAFINMMYMYLDLDMHEKLEQTFTKCLGRCRPNRILYTIYLESLVRIGNIAKAEEIFGEMHKNGTIGTNAKSCNIMLRGYLSAEDYQKAESIYDLMCKKKYDVPVDSFEKLQSGLLTSKKVVKPPKPVSMKLDEEQREILIGLLLGGTQIESHARKGVHIVNFKFQEDYNSHSVLRAHIHERFFEWLPSACRSLNDDSEIPYQFSSIPHAHFGFFADQFFLKGQPVLPKLVHRWLSPRVLAYWFMFGGFRLQSGDIVLKVSGGNVDGVERIVNSLQTQSLTCKVKRKGRFFWIGFQGSNADSFWKIIEPYVLDSFTGSMMQESHSIGSDGSRDSDTDYEDDTQRYNTEKTEQ; translated from the exons ATGGCCTCGGCCTCTCCCTGCGCCTGCGGCGCTCCATCCCCGTCGCTGCGATGCCCTCTCGCACTGTCGCTCCCCTTCGCCTCCTTTCCTCCCGCCGTtcggctcgccgccccgccgcttcTCCCGCGCCGCCTCGCCATCTCGCGCCCAAGGGCCGCGTCGGCGCTGGAGGCCCTCGTGCAGGAGTCAGACGACGAGGGCGACGAAGCGGAGGAGGAGGTCGGGGCGGGCCTGTTCCAGGGCgaggcgtgggcggcggcggccgaagAGAGGGACGCGGTGAGGTCCCCCGAACTGCAGGTGTTCGAGCTCGAGGAGCTGCCGGAGCAGTGGAGACGGTCGAGGATCGCCTGGCTCTGCAAGGAGCTCCCCGCCTACAAGCACTCCACCTTCACCCGCATCCTCAACGCCCAGCGCAAGTGGATCACCCAGGACGACGCCACCTACATCGCCGTCCACTGCCTCcgcatccgcaacaacgacgccGCGTTCCGG GTGTACAGCTGGATGGTACGGCAGCACTGGTACCGCTTCAACTTTGCGCTAGCGACAAGGGTGTCCGATTGCCTAGCCAGAGAAGGCAAGGTTGAGAAGTGCCGAGAGGTGTTCGATGCGATGGTGAAGCAAGGCCGAGTGCCTGCCGAATCCACCTTCCACATATTGGTCGTTGCATATCTCAGCGTGCCAGGGGGGCGTTGTCTTGAGGAGGCATGCACCATCTACAACCAGATGATACAGATGGGTGGCTACAAGCCTCGCCTTAACCTGCACAATTCAGTGTTCCGTGCACTTGTGAGCAAGACAGGAGGCACGGCGAAGCACAATCTCAAGCAGGCTGAGTTTGTTTATCACAATATAGTCACGAGCAATCTTGCAGTGCACAAGGATGTTTTTGTGGGGCTTATCTGGATTCACAGCTATCAAGATGTCATTGATAGAGACAGGATCGAAGCTCTTAGGGATGAGATGAAGCGAGCGGGGTGTGAGGAGACTACTGATGTGCTGGTGTCACTGATGAGGGCCTTCTCCAAGGAAGGTGATATTAAAGAAACAGAGGCAACATGGTATAGGCTTCTTCAGAGTGGTTGTGAGCTCCCTGCTCAGGCTTATATCTGCCGAATGGAGCTTTATGCACGCACTGGTGAGCCTATGAAATCCCTTGAAATATTCAAGGAAATGAAAGGTCGGAATGTACCTCCCAATGTTGCATCGTATCATAAGATAATTGAGATAATGACAAAAGCTAGAGAGATAGATACCGCAGAAAAACTCATGGATGAGTTTGTTGAAAGCCATATGAAACATCTGATGCCAGCATTTATTAACATGATGTATATGTATCTAGATCTTGATATGCATGAAAAATTGGAGCAGACATTCACAAAATGCCTTGGCCGGTGTCGTCCAAATAGAATTTTGTACACCATCTATCTGGAGTCATTGGTGAGGATTGGAAATATTGCTAAAGCCGAGGAGATCTTTGGTGAAATGCATAAAAATGGGACCATAGGTACTAATGCCAAGTCTTGCAACATCATGCTTAGAGGGTATCTTTCCGCAGAGGACTATCAGAAAGCTGAAAGCATTTATGATTTAATGTGTAAAAAAAAGTATGATGTACCAGTGGACTCTTTCGAAAAACTTCAAAGTGGTCTCCTCACTAGCAAGAAAGTTGTCAAGCCGCCAAAACCTGTGAGCATGAAGTTGGATGAAGAGCAGCGTGAGATTTTGATCGGTTTGCTACTTGGAGGCACTCAAATAGAATCTCATGCACGGAAAGGGGTTCACATCGTCAACTTTAAGTTCCAAGAAGATTATAATTCTCATTCAGTTCTAAGGGCACACATTCATGAACGTTTCTTTGAATGGCTTCCTTCAGCATGCAGATCACTCAATGATGACAGTGAGATCCCTTATCAATTTTCATCCATACCCCATGCACATTTTGGTTTCTTTGCAGATCAGTTCTTTCTGAAAGGCCAGCCAGTTCTCCCAAAGCTTGTCCATCGATGGTTATCCCCACGTGTTCTGGCATATTGGTTCATGTTTGGGGGCTTCAGACTCCAATCAGGTGATATTGTTCTTAAGGTCAGTGGTGGGAACGTTGATGGTGTTGAAAGAATTGTGAACTCCTTGCAAACACAGTCTTTAACATGCAAAGTGAAGAGGAAAGGGAGATTCTTTTGGATAGGTTTTCAGGGAAGCAATGCCGACTCGTTCTGGAAAATAATTGAACCTTATGTATTGGACAGTTTTACGGGTTCTATGATGCAGGAAAGCCATAGCATCGGTTCAGATGGCTCGCGAGATAGTGATACCGATtatgaggatgatacgcagaggtATAATACAGAAAAAACTGAACAGTGA
- the LOC112881399 gene encoding uncharacterized protein LOC112881399 yields MKSDGARGAGGEGGCCCRSGGARGDDRTRKTARRRARLERGVSAEAPATARGHYHRWLHPSLSTGQRKLRTESSVGRGSKGRRIISANMQSQAPGSEPGRAPAKRKQRRPAGDGETDDDGDDERRRKVRGLLRDFFEQQLRLDVQRHETMERHARERLFFEEQWRQSMQRMERERLVLERAWMEREEQRRMREEARAERRDQLLTSLLTRLLHGDL; encoded by the exons ATGAAATCTGACGGCGCGCGGGGAGCTGGAGGAGAGGGTGGGTGCTGCTGCCGCAGCGGGGGCGCTCGGGGGGACGACCGGACGAGGAAGACAGCCCGTCGTCGCGCGCGGCTGGAACGCGGCGTCTCCGCCGAAGCGCCGGCAACAGCGCGGGGCCACTACCACCGCTGGCTGCATCCCTCCCTCAGCACCGGGCAGCGCAAGCTTAGGACGGAGAGCTCCGTCGGCCGCGGCAGCAAG GGGAGAAGGATCATCAGTGCGAACATGCAGAGCCAGGCCCCTGGGTCCGAACCGGGGCGAGCTCCTGCGAAAAGGAAGCAGAGAAGgccggccggcgacggcgaaaccgacgacgacggcgacgatgaGCGGAGGAGGAAGGTCCGCGGCCTGCTGCGGGACTTCTTCGAGCAGCAGCTCCGCCTGGACGTGCAGCGGCACGAGACGATGGAGCGGCACGCGCGGGAGCGTCTCTTCTTCGAGGAGCAGTGGCGGCAGTCGATGCAGCGGATGGAGCGGGAGCGGCTGGTGCTGGAGCGGGCGTGGATGGAGCGCGAGGAGCAAAGGAGGATGAGGGAGGAGGCCAGGGCCGAGAGGAGGGATCAGCTCCTGACAAGCTTGCTGACCAGGCTCTTGCATGGAGATCTGTAG
- the LOC112882567 gene encoding pectin acetylesterase 8-like, with the protein MADGSLYVWWCRALACALALVAVDGLLVDITYVETAVAKGAVCLDGSAPAYHLARGSGSGVNSWLVHFEGGGWCNNVTSCLQRKRTRLGSSKEMATQIAFSGILSDTPDYNPDFYNWNKVKVRYCDGSSFTGDVEQIDPTTKLHFRGARIWQAVMEDLLAKGMDKAENALISGCSAGGLTSILHCDRFHDLLPSSARVKCLSDAGFFINEKDVAGVGYIAAFFNDVVATHGSAKNLPSSCTSTLPPGLCFFPQNEVKQTQTPLFILNAAYDSWQVRNILVPGVADPRGTWRSCKHDIDQCSAAQLRVLQGFRDDFLKAVAEQGSSASRGLFINSCYVHCQSETQELWFSSDSPMLGNTTIADAVGDWFFDRSLFQKIDCPYPCDSTCHNRVYDDPSHA; encoded by the exons ATGGCCGACGGGAGCCTCTACGTCTGGTGGTGCCGCGCCTTGGCCTGCGCGCTGGCGCTCGTCGCGGTGGACGGCTTGCTCGTGGACATCACCTACGTGGAAACCGCCGTGGCCAAAGGAGCAG TGTGCTTGGATGGGAGCGCGCCGGCGTATCACCTCGCCcgcggctccggctccggcgtgAACAGCTGGCTGGTGCATTTTGAG GGGGGAGGATGGTGCAACAATGTCACGAGCTGCCTGCAACGGAAGCGCACGCGGCTGGGGTCCTCCAAGGAGATGGCGACGCAGATTGCCTTCTCCGGAATCCTGAGCGACACCCCTGATTACAACCCAG ACTTTTACAATTGGAACAAGGTCAAGGTCCGGTACTGTGATGGATCATCTTTTACCGGCGATGTCGAACAAATCGATCCT ACAACAAAGCTACACTTTAGAGGTGCAAGGATATGGCAAGCTGTCATGGAGGACCTGCTCGCCAAAGGGATGGACAAAGCTGAAAAC GCTCTAATTTCAGGATGTTCCGCTGGCGGTTTAACCTCCATACTACACTGCGACAGATTTCATGACCTTCTACCATCGAGTGCCAGAGTTAAATGCCTTTCCGATGCTGGTTTCTTCATCAATGA GAAAGATGTTGCTGGAGTGGGGTACATTGCTGCCTTTTTCAACGATGTGGTTGCAACACAT GGTTCAGCGAAGAATTTACCTTCTTCATGCACTTCAACCTTACCTCCAGGACTG TGCTTTTTCCCCCAGAACGAGGTAAAACAGACGCAGACACCTCTGTTCATCCTCAACGCAGCATATGATTCATGGCAG GTAAGGAACATTTTGGTGCCAGGAGTTGCTGACCCTCGGGGTACATGGCGTAGCTGTAAGCATGACATAGACCAGTGTTCTGCAGCGCAGCTCCGGGTACTGCAGG GATTCAGGGATGATTTTCTGAAGGCAGTGGCGGAACAAGGGAGCTCCGCCTCCAGAGGGCTGTTCATAAACTCATGCTACGTGCACTGCCAGTCCGAGACACAGGAGCTGTGGTTCTCATCTGACTCCCCCATGCTCGGAAACACA ACGATAGCAGACGCGGTCGGCGACTGGTTCTTCGACCGCAGCCTGTTCCAGAAGATCGACTGCCCGTACCCTTGTGACTCGACCTGTCACAACCGGGTCTACGATGACCCGTCGCATGCATAG
- the LOC112882556 gene encoding dual specificity protein kinase YAK1 homolog — MERPLREGASPGPSWAPSESTAFRGYAAAEGERAGASPSAPGNGVPARSSKLRAVRKRPFVARLTTDIVQTFEKCNPEFKYSESLNPKRFLTNPAVPAHNDGHDNANSDLILYVNLELVNRKSDRRYVVQEMLGQGTFGQVAKCWDAETNNYVAVKVIKNQPAFYQQAIMEVSLLSLLNEKFDPDDQHHIVRMLDFFLYKNHLCIAFEMLGHNLYELLKRNSLRGLQMKYVRIFSRQILDALIVMKDAGIIHCDLKPENILIAPTVKTAAGVKVIDFGSACMEGKTIYSYIQSRYYRSPEVLLGYPYTTAIDMWSFGCIVAELFIGLPLFPGASEYDVLCRMIEILGGQPPDDLLREAKNTGRFFKHVGSIYPGSEARNGTGSAYRILSEDEIEARESKRPKVGRWYFPRGRLDRLIFTYPWKNLSEETLPETEKADCLALVDFLRGLVEFDPNKRWSPLQASYHPFITGEAFTGPYEPVQETPRIPVGRAAVVDHNPGGGHLLGAGLSPQVGSINRCLRFNNALQPNMPSYGSSCGSYGSHGSFNDNAGFANSYGSYDFNSLNIYNSPMDPPGFNLRSQAGGSFLGSSPDIRRRPHLSYGGGIRLSPGGPGPMSLGASPSQFTPPNSQMQIPGANGKYGASPSRGAHGSSLGKAAAVGQYNRRRNQGYPPMPMPPHEHTSQPIQGHQGDGVSAARFDAYSQGSSGYLHNTLPNSGHYSWRPQRGVGNGLPSDPSSSHGSFPPTNYNGFPPLHSSDVSADTLPSTSSIPDPADWDPNYSDESLLQEDRSLSLELSGLHLRDSSGQTNRSSRLAPIPSHDIASSNPSALNRRTGHLFHSSSHGDSAHPPGHVTLDGYNHANYSQQSLPSFHGQPFQQYNNMTSSYIRPMRTQHNGRPVWTNYSLAEPPPTNMGDGMPWGGRAGHSFAASGLPPSVARKDFGRIF, encoded by the exons ATGGAGAGGCCTCTGAGGGAGGGGGCCTCACCGGGGCCGTCGTGGGCGCCGAGCGAGTCCACGGCTTTCCGGGGGTATGCTGCGGCGGAGGGGGAGCGGGCGGGGGCGTCGCCGTCCGCCCCGGGCAATGGGGTTCCCGCCCGCTCAAGCAAGCTCCGCGCCGTCAGGAAGAGGCCT TTTGTTGCGAGATTAACCACAGACATCGTCCAAACTTTTGAAAAATGCAACCCAGAGTTTAAGTACTCAGAGTCACTAAACCCCAAGCGATTTCTCACCAATCCTGCAGTTCCCGCTCACAACGATGGTCATGACAATGCAAATTCTGACCTCATCTTGTATGTCAACCTGGAACTGGTTAATAGAAAGTCAGACCGGAG GTATGTTGTCCAAGAAATGCTTGGGCAAGGTACCTTTGGACAGGTTGCAAAATGCTGGGATGCAGAAACCAACAATTATGTTGCAGTGAAAGTTATAAAGAACCAACCTGCCTTTTACCAGCAGGCTATCATGGAGGTCTCTCTATTGAGCTTG TTAAATGAGAAGTTTGATCCTGATGATCAGCACCACATTGTCCGAATGCTGGATTTTTTCCTCTACAAAAATCATTTGTGTATAGCCTTTGAAATGCTTGGTCACAACCT GTATGAGCTGTTGAAAAGGAATAGCTTAAGAGGTTTGCAAATGAAATATGTACGGATTTTCTCAAGACAG ATATTGGATGCATTGATAGTCATGAAAGATGCTGGTATTATTCATTGTGATCTAAAACCAGAAAACATCCTTATAGCTCCAAC TGTAAAAACAGCAGCTGGAGTGAAAGTAATTGATTTCGGATCAGCGTGCATGGAGGGTAAAACCATTTATTCATATATTCAG AGCCGTTATTACAGGTCTCCGGAAGTACTTCTTGGTTATCC ATATACTACTGCCATTGATATGTGGTCATTCGGCTGTATTGTTGCTGAGCTGTTTATTGGGTTGCCTTTATTTCCTGGAGCATCAGAATATGATGTACTTTGCCGTATGATTGAGATTCTTGG TGGGCAACCGCCAGATGATCTACTTCGTGAGGCTAAAAACACCGGACGATTTTTTAAGCATGTTGGAAGTATCTATCCTGGTAGTGAGGCACGGAATGGCACTGGCAGTGCATACAGAATTTTAAGTGAAGACGAGATCGAAGCG AGGGAGTCCAAGAGGCCAAAGGTAGGGAGATGGTATTTCCCTCGTGGAAGGCTCGACAGACTCATATTTACATACCCTTGGAAGAATTTGAGTGAGGAAACCTTGCCAG AGACAGAAAAGGCTGATTGCCTGGCATTGGTTGATTTCTTGAGAGGTCTTGTTGAGTTTGATCCGAATAAGCGGTGGTCACCACTGCAG GCCTCATATCATCCATTCATCACTGGTGAAGCCTTCACTGGTCCTTATGAGCCTGTCCAGGAGACTCCACGGATT CCTGTAGGTCGTGCTGCAGTAGTTGACCACAACCCAGGAGGAGGTCACTTGCTAGGTGCTGGTCTTTCTCCTCAG GTTGGAAGCATTAACAGATGCCTACGATTTAATAATGCTTTGCAACCAAACATGCCTTCGTACGGAAGCAGTTGTGGCAGTTATGGTAGCCATGGTAGCTTTAACGATAATGCTGGTTTTGCAAACAGCTATGGAAGCTATGATTTTAACAGTCTCAACATTTATAACTCACCAATGGATCCTCCTGGGTTTAATTTACGTTCCCAAGCTGGAGGATCATTTCTAGGATCTAGTCCTGATATTCGACGAAGACCTCATCTCTCATATGGTGGAGGCATTCGGTTAAGTCCTGGAGGTCCGGGGCCTATGTCTCTCGGGGCCAGTCCATCACAATTTACACCACCAAATTCCCAGATGCAAATCCCAGGTGCTAATGGAAAGTATGGTGCCTCTCCTTCAAGAGGTGCTCATGGCTCCTCGTTGGGAAAGGCTGCTGCTGTAGGCCAGTATAATAGGAGGAGGAATCAGGGTTATCCACCTATGCCAATGCCACCACATGAGCACACATCTCAACCAATCCAGGGACACCAAGGAGATGGTGTCAGTGCTGCTCGCTTTGATGCATATAGTCAAGGAAGTTCTGGCTACCTACACAACACACTCCCTAATTCTGGTCATTATAGCTGGAGACCTCAAAGAGGTGTTGGCAATGGTTTACCTTCGGACCCTTCTTCTAGTCATGGTTCTTTTCCACCCACCAATTACAATGGTTTTCCTCCTCTACACTCCTCCGACGTGTCAGCAGATACATTGCCCTCCACTTCATCAATACCTGATCCAGCCGACTGGGATCCCAACTATAG TGATGAGTCACTCCTGCAAGAGGATCGTTCATTGTCACTTGAGTTGAGTGGTCTTCACCTGAGAGACTCAAGTGGTCAAACAAACAGATCTAGCAGATTGGCACCtattccaagtcatgatattgcaaGTTCAAACCCTTCGGCATTGAATCGGAG AACGGGACACCTGTTTCATTCATCATCTCATGGAGATAGTGCCCATCCTCCAGGTCATGTCACCTTGGATGGTTACAACCATGCAAATTATTCTCAGCAGAGTTTGCCAAGCTTTCATGGACAACCATTTCAGCAGTACAACAATATGACTTCCAGTTACATACGTCCGATGAGGACTCAACACAATGGCCGGCCTGTCTGGACTAATTATAGTTTGGCAGAACCTCCACCCACTAATATGGGAGATGGAATGCCCTGGG GAGGGAGAGCTGGTCACTCGTTTGCAGCAAGCGGACTGCCACCTTCCGTTGCAAGAAAGGATTTTGGGAGGATATTTTAG